A single Ctenopharyngodon idella isolate HZGC_01 chromosome 22, HZGC01, whole genome shotgun sequence DNA region contains:
- the vapa gene encoding vesicle-associated membrane protein-associated protein A, with protein sequence MSKLEQILILDPPSDLRFRGPFTDVVTTNLKLRNPSDRRVCFKVKTTAPRRYCVRPNSGIIDPSATVTISVMLQPFDYDPNEKSKHKFMVQTIFAPHGATDLEAMWKDAKPDDLMDSKLRCVFEMPSDNEKMNELESTKAVSVLNVSKADGTSGAKASSMDDAEMRKVMEECKRLQSEMGKLLDENRQLKDEGLRMRKANQYDSSVSKSSAMLSKEPASKSLPSLLVVIAAIFIGFFLGKFVL encoded by the exons ATGTCCAAACTGGAGCAGATTCTGATCCTCGACCCGCCGAGCGACCTCCGTTTCAGAG GACCCTTCACAGATGTGGTGACCACTAACCTGAAGCTGAGGAACCCGTCCGACAGAAGAGTATGTTTCAAAGTGAAGACCACAGCTCCTCGCCGCTACTGCGTGCGGCCCAACAGCGGCATCATCGACCCCAGCGCTACGGTCACTATCTCAG TTATGCTGCAGCCGTTTGATTACGACCCAAATGAGAAGAGCAAGCACAAGTTTATGGTGCAGACGATTTTCGCGCCACACGGGGCGACGGACCTGGAAGCGATG tgGAAAGATGCCAAACCAGACGACCTGATGGACTCTAAACTGCGTTGTGTGTTTGAAATGCCTTCAGACAATGAAAAGATG AATGAGCTGGAATCAACCAAAGCTGTGTCCGTTCTGAACGTGTCGAAGGCCGACGGGACGTCAGGAGCCAAAGCCAGCAGCATGGACGACGCGGAGATGCGGAAAGTCATGGAAGAGTGCAAGAGACTTCAGTCAGAAATGGGAAAACTGCTAGATGAAAACCGCCAACTCAAG GATGAAGGTCTGAGGATGAGGAAGGCCAATCAGTACGACAGCTCGGTCTCGAAGTCTTCAGCGATGCTGAGCAAAGAGCCGGCCTCCAAATCGCTGCCCTCCCTGCTGGTCGTCATCGCCGCCATCTTCATCGGGTTCTTCCTAGGGAAGTTTGTCTTGTAG